The following coding sequences are from one Prionailurus viverrinus isolate Anna chromosome D2, UM_Priviv_1.0, whole genome shotgun sequence window:
- the SAMD8 gene encoding sphingomyelin synthase-related protein 1 isoform X2 yields MAVPNHLCIRRWTTKHVAVWLKDEGFFEYVDILCNKHRLDGITLLTLTEYDLRSPPLEIKILGDIKRLMLSVRKLQKIHIDVLEEMGYNSDSPMGSMTPFISALHSAEWLCNGEPSHDCDGPITDLNSDQYQYMNGKNKHSIRRLDPEYWKTILSCIYVFIVFGFTSFIMVIVHERVPDMQTYPPLPDIFLDSVPRIPWAFAMTEVCGMILCYIWLLVLLLHKHRSILLRRLCSLMGTVFLLRCFTMFVTSLSVPGQHLQCTGKVYGSVWEKLRRAFAIWSGFGMTLTGVHTCGDYMFSGHTVVLTMLNFFVTEYTPRSWNFLHTLSWVLNLFGIFFILAAHEHYSIDVFIAFYITTRLFLYYHTLANTRAYQQSRRARIWFPMFSFFECNVNGTVPNEYCWPFSKPAIMKRLIG; encoded by the exons ATGGCTGTTCCTAATCACCTCTGCATTCGCCGCTGGACTACCAAGCATGTAGCTGTTTGGCTGAAGGATGAAGGCTTTTTTGAATATGTGGACATTTTATGTAATAAGCACCGACTTGATGGAATCACATTGCTAACATTGACTGAATATGATCTCCGGTCTCCTCCTCTGGAAATCAAAATCTTAGGGGACATTAAAAGGTTAATGCTCTCAGTCCGAAAATTGCAGAAAATACATATTGATGTTTTAGAAGAAATGGGATACAACAGTGACAGTCCCATGGGTTCCATGACACCTTTCATCAGTGCTCTTCACAGCGCAGAGTGGCTCTGTAATGGAGAGCCTTCACATGACTGTGATGGACCAATCACTGATTTGAATTCTGATCAGTACCAGTACATGAATGGTAAAAACAAACATTCTATTCGAAGATTGGACCCAGAGTATTGGAAGACCATATTGAgttgtatatatgtttttatagtatttggGTTTACATCTTTCATTATGGTTATAGTCCACGAGCGAGTGCCTGATATGCAGACCTATCCACCACTCCCAGATATATTCTTAGACAG tgttCCTAGAATCCCATGGGCCTTTGCCATGACAGAAGTATGTGGCATGATTTTGTGCTATATTTGGCTCCTGGTTCTTCTTCTCCACAAACACAG GTCAATACTTCTTCGAAGGCTCTGTAGTCTGATGGGTACTGTGTTCTTGCTTCGCTGCTTTACCATGTTTGTGACCTCCCTCTCCGTGCCAGGACAGCACCTGCAGTGTACTGGAAAG GTATATGGCAGTGTATGGGAGAAACTGCGCCGGGCCTTTGCCATTTGGAGTGGCTTTGGTATGACCCTAACTGGTGTTCACACTTGCGGAGATTACATGTTCAGTGGTCACACAGTCGTCCTAACTATGCTGAATTTCTTTGTCACTGAAT ATACACCAAGAAGCTGGAATTTCTTGCACACTTTATCCTGGGTTCTCAACCTCTTTGGAATCTTCTTCATTTTGGCTGCCCATGAACATTATTCCATTGATGTGTTTATTGCCTTTTATATCACGACAAGACTCTTTTTGTACTACCATACTCTAGCCAATACCAGAGCATATCAGCAGAGTAGGAGAGCAAGAATTTGgtttcccatgttttctttttttgaatgcaATGTTAATGGTACAGTACCTAATGAATATTGTTGGCCATTTTCAAAACCAGCAATAATGAAAAGATTAATTGGATAA